A segment of the Thiohalomonas denitrificans genome:
GCCCGGTCCCAGTTGGTATTGAAGCGGCCGTCGGTATAGAGCCGTGCGCCGCCGAGCAGGTTGGCCGGTGTAGAGGGCCAGTGGATGCCGTTGTTGGTCTCCAGGGCCGCGTAGCTCATGCCGCTCATGTCGCAGATCTTTCCGGCCGAGACCTGCTTCCACTCCTCGAATGCCTCCTCGGCCGAGTTGAAGCCAACCAGCGAGTCGCCACTTTGGGTCCGGAAGCGCGGATCCATCGCAGCCATCTTGTCGGCCACCATCTTGATGATCTCGAGATCGGAGTAGGCGCCATAGCTGGGCCGCAGTTCAAAGCCCGGCGGGTTGACCGCCTGACGGCCGAGATTGACCCGACGCTCGGCACAGGTATAGGTGCCGGTTTTCTCGCCCCACTGGGCGGCAGGGAGGAAGAGGTCGGCAAAGTGGGCCGTCTCCATCGGCTCGTAGATGTCCTGCACCACCACGAAAGGGCGGGAGGGATTGCTGAAGTCCAGATAGGAATAGAGCGCGTTCAGGTCGGGTAAGGTGACCGCCGGGTTGGTACAGGCGTTCCAGAAGACCTTGAGCTCGCCTTTGCGCATCATCTCCACCATGGAGTTCTTTTCCGGCTGCAGCTCGCTTTTGGAGGAGATCACGGTAGTGCCGTGCGGCGGGATGGTACCGGGTGCCACATCCCAGATGTTCTCCAGTTCGGCGATGTGGGCCGGGTTGTAGTAATTGCGATATGCGGCCAGCGCGGAAGAGCCGCCTGCCTCACGATTACTCATGGCGGTGGCCTGCCCGGTGATGGAGAAGGGTGCCGAACCGGGACGGCCGATCTTGCCGGTGATCAGATGCATGGCGCAGATCTGGCGTACGGTATCGGTACCGCCCATGGCCTGATAGACACCCTGGATAAACAGCGACCACACCTCTTGGGATCGGCCGATCCATTCCGCGGCCAGTGCGATGTCCGCAGCCGGTATGCCGGTGATGCCGGAGACGTAGCTGGGCGTGTAGCTCGCCACCTTGGCGGCCAGGGCATCGTAGTTGCGCGTGTTGGCGTTGATGTAGCCGTTGTCTGTCCAGTTGTTGGCGATGATCTGCTGCAGCAGGCCATTCATCAGTGCCACGTTGGTGCCCGGCTTGATCTGCAGGTGCAGGTCGGCACTGCGGGCGGTAGCGGTGCGACGCGGGTCGACCACGATGAGCTTGGGGGCACGTGAACTTTTGCGCGCATTCGCGATGCGCCGCCAGACCTGGGGATGCATCTCCGCCGGGTTGGTGCCGATGAGGAAAAAGCAGTCGGTGTTTTCGATATCGTCGTAGCAGCCTGGCGGGCCGTCGGAACCGAAAGTGGTCATGTAGCCATAAACCGCCGCGGCCATGCACAGGCGGGTGTTGGAGTCCATGGTCGAGGTCCTGAGCGCACCCTTGCCCAGCTTGCCCATCGCGTAGTATTCCTCGATGGTCCACTGCCCGGTGTTGTAGATACCGACCGAATCGGGTCCGGCGGTATCGATGGCCTCGATGATCTTCTGCGCTATCAAGGAGGTGGCATTATCCCAGGTGATCGATTCCCAGCCACCGGTGCTGGTGCGCCGCAGCGGGTATTTACCTCGCTCGGCGACGCGCAGGTCGTTGTCGTCCAGCACCTTGTACTCATAGAGGCCCTTGACGCAGACGCGGCCGGCATTGGTCGGGTGCGCATCGTTGCCGCGCACGGCTACCGCCTCTCCGGCGGCATTGACGCCAATCTTCAGACCGCAGCCCACCGAGCAATAGCCGCAGACGGAATAGACCCACTGCACCACATTGTCGAAGGTGTCGTCGGCGTGAGCCATCTCGCCGGTGAGCAGATTGAGAACACCGCCACCGATAACGGCCTGCGAGGAGAGCAAGGCACCCCACTTCAGGAAGGTGCGTCGGTCGTGGTTGCAGAGTTCGGGTTCCTGCTCGAGTTGCTTCAGCTCTTTTCGGCTGAAAACTCTGACAGGGGATGATTTTCGGTCTTTGTAATTCATAGTTCCCCCTTTTCGAAAAATTATGGTTTTGGCTCCTTCCCTGGAGCACGTTCCGGAATGAATTTCCGGCGGGGATGATTGGCCAAAGGCCAATGAGCCTACAAGGAAATATGTCAGTGACATTTTTCACGTTGATCGACATCAAGCGGTGTCGGCATAAATGCCGAAAGCGAAAGACTGGGGAAGACTGGGGATTACCGGCCGGCGCTGAGGTGTCTCAGAGTGGAGAAGTCGAGGATGGTGAAGCCGACCTTGTCGAGCGAGATGATGTTTCGCGTCTCCAACTCCTTGAGACTGCGGATCAGCGTACGCTGGGTGACACCGATCATATCCGCCAGCTCGCTACGGGTAAGTGACTCGAC
Coding sequences within it:
- a CDS encoding molybdopterin oxidoreductase family protein — its product is MNYKDRKSSPVRVFSRKELKQLEQEPELCNHDRRTFLKWGALLSSQAVIGGGVLNLLTGEMAHADDTFDNVVQWVYSVCGYCSVGCGLKIGVNAAGEAVAVRGNDAHPTNAGRVCVKGLYEYKVLDDNDLRVAERGKYPLRRTSTGGWESITWDNATSLIAQKIIEAIDTAGPDSVGIYNTGQWTIEEYYAMGKLGKGALRTSTMDSNTRLCMAAAVYGYMTTFGSDGPPGCYDDIENTDCFFLIGTNPAEMHPQVWRRIANARKSSRAPKLIVVDPRRTATARSADLHLQIKPGTNVALMNGLLQQIIANNWTDNGYINANTRNYDALAAKVASYTPSYVSGITGIPAADIALAAEWIGRSQEVWSLFIQGVYQAMGGTDTVRQICAMHLITGKIGRPGSAPFSITGQATAMSNREAGGSSALAAYRNYYNPAHIAELENIWDVAPGTIPPHGTTVISSKSELQPEKNSMVEMMRKGELKVFWNACTNPAVTLPDLNALYSYLDFSNPSRPFVVVQDIYEPMETAHFADLFLPAAQWGEKTGTYTCAERRVNLGRQAVNPPGFELRPSYGAYSDLEIIKMVADKMAAMDPRFRTQSGDSLVGFNSAEEAFEEWKQVSAGKICDMSGMSYAALETNNGIHWPSTPANLLGGARLYTDGRFNTNWDRAQYGISPDAPWIDPDDKSRAYLWAVDYEAPPEVPDSQYPFWLNTGRVIEHFHSRTKTKRVAQLHEMVPENYVEISTEDAQSLNVATGDLVRVTSRRGEIVVKARITDTVRNGAVFIPMHFGDLDPSDVAENDGRLVSVNRLTINYVDKDCGQPIYKHCAVKLAKA